The genomic interval TAAAAACGAGAGTCTGAGAGGGTTAAAGTAGTTGCTGGTTTACCTAAGCCCGTATAACTATTACCACAGCTAAATGGCTTGTCGCCCACCATTGCTTGGAATTTGATTGTCACTTGTTGAGTGTTATTAGTTTGGGCATGAGTTTCGGAAATTTTCCAAAAGTTAAATAAGACTGCCACTACTGCCAAAGCGAAAGATGTGAAGAAAAGCTGCTGTTTCATAGTTATTTTTATATCAGCGCCTGTTTTATAAAATGAAGTGAATCGCTCTGTCAACAGACAATTTGTCAAACTTTATTTTCGATAATTAGGTAGGCTTAATTAGATGTAAAATGAAAGTTTTGTTCGTAGTAAGCGATTTATCGCTCTTGAAGGGGGTTAAGTGGCTCAATACAATACTCTACTAACTTTGATTTTAGTTAACCATTCTACTTAGCTTTACTGCACTTAGTGACTCCTATCCTAGAGTGATACGAAAGAAAGTTAATCTAAATTATTTTTATCTGTTGGAATTTTTGTCGATTGAGAAGATTGATTAGTAAAACCATTAGAGTTATGGTTTTGCAACTGGGTTTTTAACCAAGCAAGCAAACCTTCAGAAAGATGAGACAAAGAATTTTCTAGCTGTGGTGAAAGTTCTAAGGGTAAGCTGCCAGAACGCAAATGTAGAGAGCGTTGAGGATAGGGAATATGAATATTGTGCTGCCGTAGACTTTCTTCAATCAGAAAATATAAATCACTCTTGATTTGAAACTGTTTACGGGGTTTGGAAATCCAAACTAACAACTGAAAATTTAAAAAATCTTCGCCATATCCATGAAACCAAACAAGAGGCGCTGGTTTTTTTAAGACATCAGAGCTTTCGCGGGCAGCATCTAGTAGGGCAGAGCGTACTACACTTATACTTGCTCCATAAGCTACGCGTACAGGTAATACTAAACGAGATGTAGAACCGCGATGACTCCAATTCACTACTTCTGTATCTAACAACCGAGAATTTGGCACAATCACTACTATGTCATCTAGAGTGCGGATATAAGTACTGCGAGCATTTAATCGCTCCACCGTTCCTATAAATTTGCCAATTTCCACAAAATCTCCAACTTCAATAGCACGCTCAAAAGTAATTACAAAACCACTTACTAACTCCTTGGCAACTCCCTGCAAACCAAAGCCGATCGCCACACCCAAAACGCTGGCTACAATAGCTAGCGAAGTGATATCTAATCCCCAAATTTGTAGCAGCACAACTGTACCAATAAAAATCAGACTGTAATTGATCGCAACTGCAATCGATTCTTGAACACCCCGGCTGATATTGGTAATGCGCAGTACGCGCGATCGCACTAAATTCGTCACTGCGCCAGCAATCGCCAGAACTACCACAAACAAGGCAATGAGAATAATAATATTGATGACAGAATAAGAGCTTTCTCCGATGGAAATAACTGGCGATGTCAGACTCATCCAGAGAATACTGACGGCACGCTGGCTCCACTCTCTTGTCAAAGGAAACAAGTCAGTAATATATATTGCCGTCCCAATCCATAAAAGCGCACGGACAAAAACGAGGGTTAATTGCAGAAATAATTCAATCCCTTTAGGTTGCGCTCCAGTGTCGGGGTGATTGGCTTCTTGGGGAAGCAACCGCCGCAACCAATAGCGCCAAACCCAACCCAAAGCCAAATGGAGAGCGATCGCACCCAACACAAACAAAACCGCTAGTAATATTGCCCGCCAAAAATAACTTAATCTTCGTTCTTCTTGTCCTTGCCGAACAGCTTCAGTAATCCTTTGTACCCAAATTTGTGCTTGTTCTTGTGTGGTTCTGCCAGTGGGAGTGTCTTGTTGCGTCACTGTCAGCAGGTGACGACTGTTGACCAAAATTACGGGTAATTGATTGGTTTGTAAAATCTCCACCTTCACAGGTTCACTAGAGCGGACTACTTCTCTCAAAATTAAGTTGGCGTCAGCAGCGCGATTTTCAGCACTAAATTGTCCTGCTTGATTAACTTCAAACAAGCGGCGACCATCTAGTGTAATGGCAGCTGTTGGTCGAGATTGGGCTTGCACGGGCGTTTGATCGATTGTAAACCAGCATAAAGTCACCATTGCAGCAATGGCAAAAATGGCAGCAGCGAGCCGAAAACGACGAAAGCTACTCATAAATTAGAAACTCACAATTTAACAGCATGGCAGTCCTTATTCCATGATGTCAGCGATTCTGATTGAAAAATTTGCCATACCGCTTTTCTACTCGAAACAAGCAGTTGTGATCGCCGTAGGAAATTACCTCCAAGGAGAGGGGATTGCTGTGGTTGATAACACTTCTTTTGCGAGCAGCTTGATTGCAGTTCTACCGCAGTTCGGACACACTACGTCAGTCTCTTGAACTGGGGGCGATTTAACACACTCTGTCAGTAATCCCTGCTGACAGTGATAGCACTCATAAAAAACTCGACTAGTTGGCTTGTTACAATCAATGATTTTGATATGTTGACAAGCTTGAGGTTCTCCCTCTTGTGGTTTCCATGGTTTAGGCTTTTGAGGTCTACTAGAATCCGCTTCTTGCGGCTTTGGTGAAAATTTAGGTTTTTCCGGTTTCATATGCATTATCGTTCCCTCTCAGTTGAAAGTAGTCCAA from Chlorogloeopsis sp. ULAP01 carries:
- a CDS encoding mechanosensitive ion channel domain-containing protein → MSSFRRFRLAAAIFAIAAMVTLCWFTIDQTPVQAQSRPTAAITLDGRRLFEVNQAGQFSAENRAADANLILREVVRSSEPVKVEILQTNQLPVILVNSRHLLTVTQQDTPTGRTTQEQAQIWVQRITEAVRQGQEERRLSYFWRAILLAVLFVLGAIALHLALGWVWRYWLRRLLPQEANHPDTGAQPKGIELFLQLTLVFVRALLWIGTAIYITDLFPLTREWSQRAVSILWMSLTSPVISIGESSYSVINIIILIALFVVVLAIAGAVTNLVRSRVLRITNISRGVQESIAVAINYSLIFIGTVVLLQIWGLDITSLAIVASVLGVAIGFGLQGVAKELVSGFVITFERAIEVGDFVEIGKFIGTVERLNARSTYIRTLDDIVVIVPNSRLLDTEVVNWSHRGSTSRLVLPVRVAYGASISVVRSALLDAARESSDVLKKPAPLVWFHGYGEDFLNFQLLVWISKPRKQFQIKSDLYFLIEESLRQHNIHIPYPQRSLHLRSGSLPLELSPQLENSLSHLSEGLLAWLKTQLQNHNSNGFTNQSSQSTKIPTDKNNLD